From the genome of Cytobacillus firmus, one region includes:
- the pyc gene encoding pyruvate carboxylase yields MSRRINKVLVANRGEIAIRVFRACTELDIRTVAIYSKEDSGSYHRYKADEAYLVGEGKKPIDAYLDIEGIIDIAKTSDVDAVHPGYGFLSENIEFAKRCEEEGIIFIGPTSKHLDMFGDKVKARTQAQLAEIPVIPGSDGPVESLDEVISFGKNHGFPIIIKASLGGGGRGMRIVRNLEEVKESYERAKSEAKAAFGNDEVYVERFIERPKHIEVQIIGDHEGNIVHLYERDCSVQRRHQKVVEVAPCVSLPENLRDEICQAAVNLMKNVDYLNAGTVEFLVSGDQFYFIEVNPRVQVEHTITEMVTGVDIVQTQIMVAEGYSLHSKEVGVPKQEDIHVHGYAIQSRVTTEDPLNNFMPDTGRLMAYRSGGGFGVRLDAGNGFQGAVITPYYDSLLVKLSTHAMTFQQAASKMVRNLQEFRIRGIKTNIPFLENVVKHEKFLIGEYDTSFIDETPELFLFPKKKDRGTKMLNYIGNVTVNGFPGIEKKKRPVFEEPRVPRLKYSTDYQDGTKQILDNQGPEGLVKWIKEQREVLITDTTFRDAHQSLLATRVRTNDLKHIAEPTAKLLPDMFSFEMWGGATFDVAYRFLKEDPWDRLLTLREKMPNVLFQMLLRASNAVGYKNYPDNVIREFVEKSAYAGIDVFRIFDSLNWVKGMEVAIDAVRQTGKIAEAAMCYTGDILDPARTKYNLKYYKDLAKELENQGAHILAIKDMAGLLKPQSAYTLISELKETVDIPIHLHTHDTSGNGIYTYAKAIEAGVDIVDTALSTMAGLTSQPSANSLYYALQGNDRQPKIDIQSLEQLSYYWEDVRKYYQDFESGMKAPHSEVYQHEMPGGQYSNLQQQAKAVGLGDKWDEVKDMYSRVNQMFGDIVKVTPSSKVVGDMALFMVQNQLTEQDVLNKGKSLDFPDSVVELFEGYLGQPYGGFPAELQKVILKDREPITVRPGELLEDVDFDALKEKLFKELGRQVTSFDAIAYALYPKVFMDYIKTSDQFGDISVLDTPTFLYGLRLGEEVEIEIETGKTLIVKLVSIGQPQADGTRIVYFELNGQPREVSIKDESIKATAAAKAKADPHNESHIAASMPGTVIKLLVEKGEKVEKGDHLMITEAMKMETTVQAPFSGTVKDIFVSNGEAIQTGDLLIELSK; encoded by the coding sequence TTGAGCAGAAGAATTAACAAGGTATTAGTAGCCAACAGAGGAGAAATTGCCATTCGTGTATTCCGCGCCTGCACGGAGCTGGATATTCGCACGGTAGCTATCTATTCGAAAGAAGATTCCGGTTCTTACCACCGCTATAAAGCGGATGAAGCTTATCTGGTAGGGGAGGGCAAAAAACCGATTGATGCTTATCTTGATATTGAAGGAATCATTGATATAGCAAAAACCAGTGATGTTGATGCCGTTCATCCGGGCTACGGCTTTCTATCTGAAAATATTGAGTTCGCAAAACGGTGCGAGGAAGAAGGTATCATATTTATCGGTCCTACTTCAAAGCATCTGGATATGTTTGGTGATAAAGTTAAGGCAAGAACTCAAGCCCAGCTTGCTGAAATTCCGGTTATACCTGGCAGTGATGGTCCAGTAGAAAGCCTTGACGAAGTGATTAGCTTTGGCAAAAATCATGGCTTCCCAATTATCATTAAAGCCTCACTGGGCGGCGGCGGAAGAGGCATGCGCATCGTAAGGAACCTTGAAGAAGTAAAGGAATCATATGAGCGTGCCAAATCAGAGGCAAAAGCAGCTTTTGGGAATGATGAGGTTTATGTTGAAAGATTCATAGAAAGACCAAAGCATATCGAAGTTCAAATCATCGGTGACCATGAAGGAAATATTGTTCACCTGTATGAAAGAGATTGTTCAGTCCAAAGGCGCCACCAGAAGGTTGTTGAAGTTGCACCTTGCGTCTCCCTCCCGGAGAATTTGAGAGACGAGATTTGCCAGGCTGCTGTCAACCTGATGAAGAATGTAGATTATTTAAATGCAGGAACTGTGGAATTCCTGGTTTCAGGTGATCAGTTTTATTTCATAGAAGTAAATCCGCGTGTGCAAGTTGAGCATACGATCACTGAAATGGTAACAGGTGTTGATATTGTACAAACGCAAATCATGGTGGCTGAAGGCTACTCGCTGCACAGCAAAGAAGTTGGTGTTCCAAAACAGGAAGATATTCATGTACATGGCTATGCCATTCAATCCCGTGTAACAACAGAGGACCCTTTAAATAATTTCATGCCCGATACTGGCAGGTTAATGGCATATAGATCAGGCGGCGGTTTCGGCGTGAGGCTTGATGCGGGAAATGGTTTTCAGGGGGCAGTAATCACACCTTATTATGATTCGCTGCTTGTTAAACTCTCTACGCACGCAATGACTTTCCAGCAGGCAGCATCAAAAATGGTGAGGAACCTTCAGGAATTTCGTATCAGGGGTATTAAAACAAATATTCCTTTCCTTGAGAATGTTGTAAAACATGAGAAATTCCTAATAGGTGAGTATGATACATCATTTATCGATGAAACTCCTGAGCTATTCTTATTCCCGAAAAAGAAAGACCGCGGGACGAAGATGCTGAATTATATCGGGAATGTAACAGTAAATGGATTTCCGGGAATTGAAAAGAAGAAGCGTCCGGTATTTGAAGAGCCTCGAGTACCGAGATTAAAATACAGTACAGATTACCAGGATGGAACAAAGCAAATTTTAGATAATCAAGGTCCTGAAGGGCTTGTTAAATGGATTAAAGAACAAAGAGAAGTCCTGATCACGGATACTACCTTCCGTGATGCGCATCAATCTCTGCTCGCGACGCGGGTTAGAACTAATGACCTGAAGCATATAGCAGAGCCGACAGCAAAATTGCTTCCGGATATGTTTTCGTTTGAGATGTGGGGCGGTGCAACTTTTGATGTTGCTTACAGATTCCTGAAAGAAGATCCTTGGGATAGATTACTGACATTGCGGGAAAAAATGCCAAATGTTTTATTCCAGATGCTGCTTCGTGCTTCGAATGCAGTCGGATATAAAAACTACCCGGATAATGTAATAAGAGAGTTCGTAGAAAAATCAGCCTACGCCGGCATCGATGTATTCCGGATTTTCGATAGCCTTAACTGGGTTAAAGGGATGGAAGTCGCAATCGATGCTGTGCGCCAGACAGGAAAAATTGCTGAAGCAGCTATGTGCTATACAGGTGATATTCTGGATCCTGCCAGAACGAAGTACAATCTTAAATACTATAAAGACTTGGCAAAGGAACTGGAAAATCAGGGAGCTCATATACTGGCCATCAAAGATATGGCTGGTTTATTGAAGCCGCAATCAGCATACACTCTTATTTCTGAATTGAAAGAAACTGTTGACATTCCAATTCATCTTCATACTCATGATACAAGCGGTAATGGAATTTACACATATGCAAAGGCTATTGAAGCTGGAGTGGATATTGTGGATACGGCCCTGAGCACAATGGCAGGCTTAACATCCCAGCCAAGTGCTAACTCTTTATATTACGCGCTGCAGGGAAATGACAGGCAGCCAAAAATTGATATCCAGTCGCTCGAGCAATTATCTTACTATTGGGAAGATGTGCGCAAATATTACCAGGACTTTGAAAGCGGGATGAAAGCTCCTCATTCAGAAGTCTATCAGCATGAGATGCCTGGCGGACAATACAGTAATCTTCAGCAGCAGGCTAAAGCAGTTGGCCTTGGGGATAAGTGGGATGAGGTTAAGGACATGTATTCCCGTGTGAACCAAATGTTTGGTGATATTGTTAAAGTTACACCTTCATCCAAGGTAGTTGGTGATATGGCGTTGTTTATGGTCCAGAATCAGCTGACAGAACAGGATGTTTTGAATAAAGGAAAATCTTTGGATTTTCCAGACTCAGTTGTTGAGCTTTTTGAAGGCTACCTGGGGCAGCCGTATGGTGGATTCCCGGCTGAACTGCAAAAGGTTATATTGAAGGACAGGGAGCCAATCACAGTCCGACCGGGAGAGCTTCTTGAAGATGTAGACTTCGATGCTTTAAAAGAAAAACTTTTCAAAGAATTAGGCAGACAGGTTACAAGCTTTGACGCAATTGCCTATGCACTATATCCAAAAGTATTTATGGATTATATTAAGACCAGCGATCAATTTGGTGATATTTCTGTTCTTGATACCCCTACATTCCTCTATGGTCTAAGACTTGGTGAGGAAGTGGAAATTGAAATTGAAACAGGTAAAACATTAATAGTTAAATTGGTTTCGATAGGGCAGCCTCAAGCTGACGGCACAAGAATTGTGTATTTCGAGCTAAATGGTCAGCCTCGGGAAGTAAGTATAAAAGATGAAAGCATAAAAGCTACAGCAGCAGCCAAGGCAAAAGCTGATCCGCATAATGAAAGCCATATTGCAGCCAGCATGCCGGGAACTGTCATCAAGTTACTTGTAGAAAAAGGTGAAAAAGTCGAAAAAGGCGATCACTTAATGATTACAGAGGCTATGAAGATGGAAACCACTGTACAGGCACCATTCTCTGGAACTGTAAAGGATATTTTCGTCTCAAATGGTGAAGCAATTCAAACTGGAGACTTGCTGATAGAGTTGTCAAAATAA
- a CDS encoding FtsW/RodA/SpoVE family cell cycle protein: MLKKILKSYDYTLIIAVALLAVFGLIMVFSASMVTAVQIYDQDSDFFYNKQKLNLIISGIVFVFVALFPYKAMQSNKFLVPMVFLSLFGLIALFIFGKVAGGAMSWFEIGKRSLQPAEFVKLSVIIYLAAVYAKKQPYINEFNKGVLPPLAYLILAVILVAVQPDFGSAMIILLVAGAVIFTSGMNFKNIFKLGLFGVLLASPFILLLKDKIFAPYRLGRVEAFRDPFGSEFGYQLSNSYIALGAGGLKGLGLGESIQKLGYLPEAHTDFIMAVIAEELGAFGVGFVILLLGYIVLRGIFISLKCKDAFGSLLAIGISAMIGIQAFINLAGISGVMPLTGVTLPFISYGGSSLLQLSIAMGILVNVSMFVNYEKKYKNKHEETNPESIEMASEKTFSIHK; the protein is encoded by the coding sequence ATGTTAAAAAAAATATTAAAATCATATGATTATACCCTGATAATAGCTGTAGCCCTGTTAGCTGTTTTTGGACTCATTATGGTTTTCAGTGCAAGTATGGTTACAGCTGTGCAGATTTATGATCAGGATAGCGACTTTTTCTACAATAAACAAAAGCTTAATTTAATTATCTCAGGCATTGTTTTCGTTTTTGTCGCTCTATTTCCATACAAAGCTATGCAAAGCAACAAATTTCTTGTTCCGATGGTGTTTCTTTCGTTATTCGGCCTGATTGCGTTATTTATCTTTGGAAAAGTAGCGGGCGGAGCTATGAGCTGGTTTGAGATCGGCAAGAGAAGCCTTCAGCCTGCAGAGTTTGTCAAGCTTTCAGTCATTATATATTTGGCTGCTGTCTATGCAAAGAAGCAACCCTATATTAATGAATTTAACAAAGGAGTTCTCCCCCCGCTTGCTTATCTTATTCTTGCCGTAATCTTGGTTGCTGTTCAGCCAGATTTTGGTTCGGCCATGATTATATTGCTTGTGGCTGGAGCTGTGATCTTTACTTCAGGCATGAATTTTAAGAACATATTTAAATTGGGGCTTTTCGGTGTATTGCTGGCTTCTCCTTTTATCCTTCTATTAAAAGATAAGATATTTGCGCCTTATCGATTGGGGAGGGTAGAAGCATTTAGAGATCCCTTTGGATCGGAGTTCGGATATCAGCTTTCGAATTCCTATATTGCCCTCGGTGCAGGCGGGTTAAAAGGGCTGGGCCTTGGTGAGAGTATACAAAAACTTGGGTATCTTCCTGAAGCCCATACAGACTTCATTATGGCTGTAATTGCTGAGGAACTCGGGGCATTCGGAGTAGGTTTTGTCATTTTGCTTCTCGGGTACATTGTACTGAGGGGAATCTTTATCAGTTTAAAGTGTAAAGATGCTTTTGGCAGCTTGCTTGCTATCGGGATTTCCGCCATGATAGGAATTCAGGCGTTCATTAACCTTGCGGGAATTTCGGGTGTTATGCCGCTCACTGGTGTTACACTTCCTTTTATAAGCTATGGAGGGTCATCCCTGCTTCAGCTTTCGATTGCAATGGGAATTCTAGTGAATGTCTCTATGTTCGTCAATTATGAAAAGAAATATAAAAATAAACATGAAGAGACAAATCCGGAATCCATTGAGATGGCTTCCGAAAAAACATTTTCTATTCATAAATAA
- a CDS encoding COX15/CtaA family protein, with protein MQRSLKWLAVLTSIGMLLVLLGGALVTKTESGMGCGKSWPLCNGELVPTDITPELIIELAHRLVSGAIGFMVLILSIWTWRKIGHIRETKFLALTSLFFLILQALIGAAAVVWGQSDFVLALHFGISLISFAAVLLLTLLIFEVDKKFEAEKLIIDKRMRKHIIGVSLYSYAVVYTGALVRHVNASLVCRDWPLCINGSFALPANMYEWVQMGHRAAAGLIFIWIGYITYLAIKHYKDQKVIYWGWIISFILVSLQVAAGALVVLTRLNLYIALAHAFFISCLFGVLSYFILLSSRSRKNELAVSAVKEKEKNDESALPTFTSIP; from the coding sequence TTGCAACGATCTTTAAAATGGCTTGCTGTTCTTACATCAATCGGCATGCTTTTGGTTTTGCTGGGCGGTGCCCTTGTAACGAAAACGGAATCAGGTATGGGGTGCGGGAAATCGTGGCCGCTTTGCAATGGCGAGCTAGTTCCCACCGATATTACTCCTGAACTGATTATCGAACTGGCACATAGACTGGTTTCAGGCGCTATCGGATTTATGGTTCTTATATTATCGATTTGGACATGGAGAAAAATAGGACATATTAGAGAGACAAAGTTTTTAGCGCTGACTTCGCTTTTTTTCCTAATCCTGCAGGCTTTAATTGGCGCTGCCGCAGTAGTCTGGGGGCAATCTGATTTTGTGCTCGCCCTTCATTTCGGGATATCTTTAATATCATTTGCTGCTGTACTGCTCCTGACTTTGCTTATTTTTGAAGTTGATAAAAAATTCGAGGCAGAAAAGCTTATTATCGATAAAAGAATGAGGAAACATATTATTGGAGTTTCTTTATACAGCTATGCTGTTGTTTACACCGGCGCACTTGTGCGTCATGTAAATGCCAGCCTTGTATGCCGTGACTGGCCGCTTTGTATAAATGGATCTTTCGCACTTCCCGCTAATATGTACGAATGGGTGCAAATGGGGCACCGGGCTGCCGCGGGCTTAATTTTCATATGGATTGGTTACATTACCTATCTGGCTATTAAACATTACAAGGACCAGAAGGTAATTTACTGGGGCTGGATTATTTCATTTATCTTAGTATCACTCCAGGTTGCCGCTGGAGCATTGGTTGTTTTAACCAGACTTAACTTGTATATAGCTCTTGCACACGCCTTCTTTATTTCCTGCTTATTTGGAGTATTAAGCTATTTTATCCTCCTGTCTTCACGAAGCAGAAAAAATGAGCTTGCTGTTTCAGCTGTTAAGGAAAAAGAGAAAAATGATGAATCTGCTCTCCCTACTTTTACTTCCATTCCATAA
- the cyoE gene encoding heme o synthase: MSDSRALSDAAIENRERSLQQDIPETTVWKDFLALIKIGIVNSNLITTFTGLWLALHFSGKGFFNNLDLVLYTVIGSSLIIAGSCSLNNYIDRDIDPLMERTKGRPTVTGKVNPGKVALLSFLLIGLGTAFLMFTTVTAVVIGLIGVFSYVVLYTMWTKRRFVSNTIVGSISGAVPPLIGWAAADGNLDPMAWVLFAIVFIWQPPHFYALAMRRVEEYRAAGVPMLPVVKGFNATKRHIYIWIAALLPLPFLMPSLGLPFIILAGVLNIGWLLTGIYARKFNDDIKWATLMFVYSLQYLTIMFVAMVIITLI; the protein is encoded by the coding sequence ATGTCTGACTCACGGGCTTTGAGTGATGCTGCTATTGAGAACAGAGAGCGAAGCCTTCAGCAAGATATACCTGAGACTACAGTTTGGAAGGACTTCCTTGCTCTTATCAAAATTGGCATTGTAAATTCCAATCTGATTACAACCTTCACCGGTCTTTGGCTTGCACTGCATTTTTCAGGAAAAGGATTTTTCAATAATCTGGATCTGGTTCTATATACAGTAATCGGCTCCTCTTTGATTATTGCAGGCTCCTGCAGCTTAAATAATTATATTGACCGCGACATTGATCCATTAATGGAAAGGACAAAAGGGAGGCCAACTGTTACCGGGAAAGTGAACCCGGGCAAGGTGGCACTTTTGAGCTTTCTGCTTATTGGCCTTGGTACGGCCTTTTTAATGTTTACAACAGTAACAGCAGTTGTAATTGGATTAATTGGTGTTTTCAGCTATGTTGTCTTATATACAATGTGGACGAAACGCAGGTTTGTTTCCAATACGATTGTAGGCAGCATTTCAGGGGCAGTTCCACCTTTGATTGGATGGGCAGCTGCGGATGGCAATCTTGACCCTATGGCTTGGGTGCTGTTCGCTATCGTGTTTATCTGGCAACCTCCACATTTCTATGCACTGGCTATGAGAAGGGTAGAGGAATACCGGGCTGCTGGAGTTCCGATGCTCCCAGTAGTAAAAGGGTTTAACGCCACTAAAAGGCATATTTATATCTGGATTGCAGCATTATTGCCGCTGCCGTTCCTTATGCCATCTCTTGGATTGCCATTCATAATACTTGCTGGGGTTTTAAACATCGGCTGGTTATTGACTGGGATATATGCAAGGAAGTTTAATGATGATATTAAATGGGCTACATTAATGTTTGTATACTCCCTGCAATATCTGACCATCATGTTTGTAGCCATGGTAATCATCACACTTATTTAA
- the coxB gene encoding cytochrome c oxidase subunit II, whose protein sequence is MKRLAKWRLFSLFAMMALILSACSGKPYLSTLKPAGEVAQTQFDLMVLSTVIMVGVIAVVTVIFFIVVFKFRRKDDRIPKQVEGSHKLEIIWTVIPILLLLILAVPTVSATFKLADVSPMEKKNEEGKTDALVVNVRANLYWWEFEYPNQEIITGQELVVPTDEKVYFNLIASDVKHSFWIPAVGGKLDTNTDNVNKFWLKFDSEKAADADNYFYGKCAELCGPSHALMDFKVKAVPRDEFDQWATAMAEVKEPKKAETDLAQAGQEVFNNSCIGCHAVTPANTAPEAARLAPNLTNFGDRDRIAGILDHTEEDLKDWLRDPETFKPGNKMTGTYGELSEEELDALTEYLMGLKVMEQ, encoded by the coding sequence ATGAAAAGGCTTGCAAAGTGGCGTCTTTTTTCTCTGTTTGCAATGATGGCGCTCATTCTTTCCGCTTGCTCCGGCAAACCGTATTTATCTACGCTTAAACCTGCCGGCGAAGTGGCGCAGACACAATTTGATTTGATGGTGTTAAGTACTGTAATAATGGTAGGAGTAATTGCGGTCGTAACAGTAATCTTCTTTATTGTTGTTTTTAAATTCCGCCGCAAGGACGACAGAATTCCAAAACAAGTTGAAGGAAGCCACAAGCTGGAAATCATTTGGACTGTTATTCCTATTCTTTTGCTTCTTATTCTTGCTGTACCGACAGTTTCAGCTACCTTTAAGCTTGCTGATGTAAGCCCAATGGAAAAGAAGAATGAAGAAGGCAAAACAGATGCACTTGTTGTTAATGTGCGTGCAAACTTATACTGGTGGGAATTCGAATATCCAAACCAGGAAATTATCACTGGCCAGGAATTAGTTGTGCCAACGGATGAAAAAGTTTATTTCAATCTTATTGCTTCTGATGTTAAGCACTCCTTCTGGATTCCTGCTGTAGGCGGTAAGCTGGATACGAATACGGACAACGTGAATAAGTTCTGGCTGAAGTTTGACAGTGAAAAGGCTGCTGATGCGGACAATTACTTTTATGGAAAATGTGCTGAGCTTTGCGGTCCTTCCCATGCATTAATGGATTTCAAAGTTAAAGCGGTTCCACGTGATGAATTCGATCAATGGGCAACTGCAATGGCAGAAGTAAAAGAACCTAAAAAAGCAGAGACAGATCTGGCTCAAGCTGGTCAGGAAGTCTTCAATAACAGCTGTATCGGCTGTCATGCTGTAACACCGGCAAACACTGCTCCTGAAGCAGCCCGTTTAGCTCCTAACTTAACAAACTTCGGTGATCGTGACCGTATTGCCGGTATCCTTGATCATACTGAAGAAGATCTTAAGGATTGGTTAAGAGATCCGGAAACATTCAAACCTGGCAATAAAATGACAGGTACTTATGGTGAATTGTCTGAAGAAGAGCTTGATGCCCTGACAGAATATTTAATGGGCTTGAAAGTTATGGAACAATAG
- a CDS encoding PhoH family protein has translation MLSKIYVLDTNVLLQDPNSIFSFEDNEVVIPAVVLEEVDSKKRYMDEIGRNARQVSRLIDSMRETGKLHEKIPLENGGSLRIELNHRSFHELQEIFVEKTNDNRILAVAKNLSLEEETKENGRTVILVSKDALVRVKADAIGLISEDFLSDRVVENDHLYPGFLEVYIGLDIMNRFYEKGELPLSEIANHPFYPNQFLVMKDALGSSSSALGIVDKSGKKVKKLIFDHDHIWGIKPRNVQQTMALELLLRNDLPLVTLIGKAGTGKTLLALASGLMQTEDYGQYKKLLVARPIVPVGKDLGFLPGEKEEKLRPWMQPIFDNLEYLFNVKKPGELDAILAGMGSIEVEALTYIRGRSIPDQFIIIDEAQNLTKHEVKTILTRVGEGSKIVLMGDPEQIDHPYLDAYNNGLTYVVERFKDQVISGHVKLVKGERSGLAQLAADLL, from the coding sequence AAGAGGTTGATTCTAAGAAAAGGTATATGGATGAAATTGGGAGGAACGCAAGGCAAGTATCCCGGCTGATTGACAGCATGAGGGAGACGGGTAAGCTCCATGAGAAAATACCTCTTGAAAATGGCGGAAGCCTGCGAATTGAGTTAAATCATAGATCATTTCATGAACTTCAGGAGATCTTTGTAGAAAAAACGAATGATAATCGGATTTTGGCAGTTGCAAAAAACTTATCCTTGGAGGAAGAGACAAAAGAAAATGGACGAACGGTAATTCTGGTAAGCAAAGATGCCCTTGTCAGAGTTAAAGCGGATGCTATCGGGCTAATTTCAGAGGATTTCTTAAGTGATCGTGTAGTTGAAAATGATCATTTATATCCCGGGTTTCTGGAGGTATATATAGGTCTCGATATTATGAACCGTTTCTATGAAAAAGGAGAACTGCCGCTATCTGAAATAGCAAATCATCCTTTCTATCCGAATCAGTTTCTGGTGATGAAAGATGCGCTTGGTTCATCTTCGTCTGCACTTGGTATTGTGGACAAAAGTGGAAAGAAAGTGAAAAAACTCATTTTTGATCATGACCATATATGGGGGATCAAGCCCAGGAACGTGCAGCAGACAATGGCTCTTGAGCTGTTGCTGAGAAACGACCTGCCGCTTGTTACGCTTATCGGCAAGGCGGGTACTGGAAAAACTCTTTTGGCGCTGGCATCCGGCTTAATGCAGACAGAAGATTATGGCCAGTACAAAAAATTGCTTGTCGCCCGCCCCATTGTGCCTGTAGGCAAGGATTTGGGATTTCTTCCGGGTGAAAAAGAGGAAAAGTTAAGACCGTGGATGCAGCCGATTTTCGATAATCTGGAGTACCTGTTTAATGTCAAAAAGCCAGGTGAATTGGACGCCATATTGGCAGGGATGGGCTCGATTGAGGTGGAGGCCCTGACATATATCAGAGGCAGAAGCATACCGGATCAATTCATTATTATTGATGAAGCTCAGAACCTGACGAAGCATGAAGTAAAAACCATATTAACCAGGGTAGGGGAAGGGAGTAAAATTGTACTGATGGGAGATCCCGAGCAGATTGACCATCCCTACCTGGATGCTTATAACAACGGTCTCACCTATGTCGTGGAACGATTTAAAGATCAGGTTATCTCAGGTCATGTCAAACTTGTTAAAGGTGAGAGATCTGGCTTGGCCCAGCTTGCTGCTGATCTGTTATAG
- a CDS encoding peptidyl-prolyl cis-trans isomerase, with the protein MENIIAFKGNVKYQITLDPGVWIFDDRRVDLTTYFMHENIRKNELEEYTKAVSKHWDREIMEGAVFPPTLKTEKKFEKEKVLTGTFGIPFKPFLMNAEPDESAEIVVIESEDGETSLTLSEAEELILGFSKDGKPLKEDGPVHAYLGDGSNYNSPIKRVKAFRVE; encoded by the coding sequence ATGGAAAATATTATTGCTTTCAAAGGAAACGTAAAATATCAAATCACCTTAGATCCGGGAGTCTGGATATTTGATGACCGAAGGGTGGATTTGACAACATACTTTATGCATGAAAATATCAGAAAAAACGAACTTGAGGAATATACTAAAGCAGTCTCAAAGCATTGGGATAGAGAAATCATGGAAGGCGCAGTTTTTCCTCCAACACTTAAAACAGAAAAGAAATTTGAAAAAGAAAAGGTCCTGACAGGCACATTCGGTATACCTTTTAAACCATTCCTAATGAATGCAGAGCCGGATGAGAGCGCAGAAATCGTTGTTATTGAGAGTGAAGATGGTGAAACCAGTTTGACACTATCTGAAGCCGAGGAATTAATATTGGGGTTCTCAAAGGATGGAAAACCGTTAAAAGAGGATGGGCCAGTTCATGCCTATCTTGGGGATGGCAGCAACTATAATTCCCCCATAAAAAGAGTGAAAGCATTCAGAGTGGAATGA
- a CDS encoding YlaN family protein, which translates to MASDMIIDHKEKANALLKADAAKILKLIKVQMDNLTMPQCPLYEEVLDTQMFGLSREIDFAVRLGLIEETEGKAILEELERELSMLHEASVKK; encoded by the coding sequence TTGGCTTCTGACATGATTATTGATCACAAAGAAAAAGCAAATGCCCTTTTAAAGGCAGATGCTGCTAAAATATTAAAGTTAATAAAGGTGCAAATGGATAATCTAACCATGCCTCAATGCCCTCTATATGAGGAAGTACTTGATACCCAGATGTTTGGCTTATCCAGAGAAATAGATTTTGCTGTCCGTCTCGGATTAATTGAAGAGACTGAAGGCAAGGCTATTTTAGAAGAATTGGAAAGGGAGCTGTCCATGCTCCACGAAGCTTCAGTAAAAAAATAA